In the genome of Gaiellales bacterium, the window CACGCAGGGCCGGCGTCTTGGTCTTGCCGACCACTTTCTGGCGAGGATGTCGCACGAGCTGATTGATCGTAGGCATACGCTGTGGAAGCTCCCGGCGTCCGAGGGCAGACAGGGAAGGGCCAACCGGAGCCGGCCGCGACGGCGAACACTAGCACAGGGCGTCGGGTTCCGACGGGTTCGGAAAGGTCTCGCCGAACGGCGCCCGCCGCCGCGCTCCTCTACGCTCCTCCGATGCGCTGCCAGGCCTGCCTGAGCGAGAACCGGGAGGGGCGGCGCTACTGCGCGAGCTGCGGCGCCGAGCTCGTGGTTGCGTGCCCCGCCTGTGGCTCGGCGAACGAGTCCGGCGACCGCTTCTGCGGCGCCTGCGGGACGGCCCTCGAAGCGGCCGCACCGGCGCCGCCCGCGCCGGCCACCGAGCGGCGGATGGTGTCGGTGCTCTTCGCCGATCTGGTCGGGTTCACGGCGCTCTCCGGCCCGCGCGACCCCGAGGAGGTGCGCGAGCTGCTCTCGAGCTACTTCGAGGCCGCCCGGCGCACGATCGAGCGGCACGGCGGCACGGTCGAGAAATTCATCGGCGACGCCGTCATGGCGGTCTGGGGCGCGCCGGTCGCGCAGGAGGACGATTCCGAGCGGGCCGTCCGCGTCGCCCTCGAGCTGGTCGATGCGGTGCACGCCCTCGGGGAGCGCAGCGGCACCGACCTCGAGGCCCGGGCCGGGGTCGCCACCGGCGACGCCGCGGTGACGGTCGGGGCGGTCGGCCAGGGCATCGTCGCGGGCGACCTCGTGAACACCGCCTCGCGCATCCAGGGGGCGGCGGCGCCCGGCGGGGTGCTCGTCGACGAGATCACGCGCCGGGTCACCGAGGCGGCGATCGTGTCGGAGCCGGCCGGGACGTTCGAGCTGAAGGGGAAGCCGGAGCCGGTGCCGCTCTGGCGGGCCGTGCGCGTGACCGCCGCCCGCCGCGGCGTCGGCCGCAGCGCCGGGCTCGATCCGCCGTTCGTCGGCCGCGAGCGCGAGCTGCGCCTGCTGAAGGACATCTTCCACGCCACCGAGGGCGGGCGCGCCCACCTCATGACCGTCTCGGGCATCGCCGGCATCGGCAAGTCGCGGCTGGCGTGGGAGTTCGAGAAGTACGCCGACGGCCTCGCCGACGAGGTGCTGTGGCACCGCGGCCGCTGCCTCTCCTACGGCGAGGGAGTGGCGTTCTGGGCGCTCGCCGAGATGGTGCGGATGCGGGCCGGGATCGCCGAGGACGAGCCGGCCGTGACGGCCGACCCGAAGCTCGAGACGGCCGTCGCCGAATGGGTCGGAGACCCCGGCGAGCGCGAGTGGGTGCTCGGCCCGCTGCGCATCCTGCTCGGGCTGGCCCAGGCGCCCGAGGGCGGCCGCGAGCACCTGTTCCCGGCGTGGCGGCGGTTCTTCGAGGCCATGGCCGAGCGGCTGCCGGTCGCGCTCGTGTTCGAGGACGTGCAGTGGGCCGACGAGGCGCTGCTCTCGTTCCTCGAGTACCTGCTCGAGTGGTCGCGCGACCACCGCCTGTTCGTGCTCGCGCTGGCCCGGCCCGAGCTGGCCGAGCGGCGGCCCGGGTGGGGCGCGGCGTCGCGCTCGCTCACCTCGCTCGCGCTCGAGCCGCTCACCGGCGAGGCGATGACCGCGCTGGTCGCGGGGATGGTGCCCGGGCTGCCCGAGGCCGCCGTCTCACGCGTCGTCGCCGCCGCGGAGGGCGTGCCGCTGTACGCCGTCGAGACGGCCCGGATGCTGCTCGACCGCGGCCTGGTGGTGCGGGCCGGCGACGGCTACCGGCTCGAGGGCGACATCGCCGAGATCGAGATCCCCGAGACGCTGCACGCCCTCGTCGCCGCCCGCCTCGACGGCCTCGCCGACGACGAGCGCCGCCTCCTCCAGCAGGCGGCCGTGCTGGGCAAGTCGTTCGCGCCCGAGGGCCTGGCCGCTGTCAGCGGCATCCCGACCGACCAGGTCGAGACCGTCCTGCGTGCGCTGGCGCGCAAGGAGCTCGTCTCGGTGCAGACCGATCCGCGCTCGCCCGAGCGCGGGCAGTACGGCTTCGTCCAGGACATCGTCCGCACGATCGCCCGCGACACGCTCGGCCGGCGCGAGCGAAAACGCCTGCACCTGGCCACCGCCGACCACCTGGCGGCGATCGGCGGAGACGAGTTGGCCGAGGTGATCGCCGCGCATCGCCTCGACGCCTTCCGGCTGCTTCCCGACGACCCCGACGCCGCCGAGCTGCGCGACCTGGCCCGCGCCGACATCCTGCGCGCGGCCGACCGGGCCGCCTCGGTGGCCGCACCGGCGGAGGCCTACCGGCTGGTCACGTCGGCGCTCGAGCTGACACCGCCCGGCGGCGGGCAGGCGGCCCTGCACGAGCGGGCCGGGCAGCTCGCCCTGCGCAAGGGCGACGTCCCCGACGCGCACGCCCGGTTCGGCCGCGCGATCGAGATCTACGCGGCGGCCGACGATGCACGCTCGGCCGCGCGCGTGCGCGCCCGCCGCGGCGACGTGCTCTTCCTGCTCGGCCGCGCCGACGAGGGCGTCGCCGAGATGGAGGCGGCCTACGACGTCCTGGCCGACGGGGCGTCGGATGCGAACCTCGCCCATCTCGCCGCCCAGCTGGGGCGGCTGACCGGCATGATCGGGAAGGCCGAGCGCGGCCGCGAGCCGCTCGAGCGGGCCATCGACATCGCGGAGACGCTGGAGCTTCCCGACGTGCTCTCCGACGCGCTCAACACGAAGGGCCTGTGGCGGATCGCCTACACCAACCGGCGCGAGGAGGGCCGCTCGCTGCTGCTGGGGGCGCTGCGGGTCGCCCTCGAGGCGGACGTCCCGGCGGCGGTCATGCGGGCGTACTTCAACCTCTCGTTCGAGCGCGAGGGCGTGGACGACCACGACCACGATTACGACCGGGAGGGGCTCGCCCTCGCAGAGCGAACGGGCGACCAGCAGTGGCGCCGCAGCTTCCTCATGCACCTCGCCTTCGCGGCCATCGAGCTGGGCGACTGGGACGAGAGCCTGCGGCTGACCGCCGTGGCGCGCGACTCGCCCGGCGCCGACGACGACATCTTCTCCCACGGCATCGTCCTCAACCGGGCGAACGTGCTCGCCCGCCGCGGCGACGCGGCGGCCGCCCGCGAGGCGCTCGAGTCAGTCGGGTTCGACGAGACGGTGAGCGACGACCAGAACCGGGCCATGCTGTGGTCGGCGCGGGCGGAGGTGCTCGCCGGCGAGGGCCGGTATTCCGAGGCGGCCGAGGCGGCCCACCACTCGGTGCTCATCCAGGGGTCGATGGGGCTCGGGCATCCCGCCATCAAGGCGGCCATGATCCTGGAGACGTGGTGCGCGCTTCGGGCCGGCGATCGCGGCCCGGCCGAGGAGGCGCTCGTGCGCTTCGCCGACGAGCCGCTCGCCCGCCAGTCGCAGCGCGTGAGCGCGCACCTGGCCCTGCTGCGGGCGATGCTGGCGGCGCCGGCCGACGCGGCTGCCGCGCATGCCGCCTCGGTGGCGGCCGCCCGGGCGGCGGGCGCGCCGTGGTACCTCGCGATCGCGCTGGCCGAGCAGGCGAACGCCGGCATCGACCGCGACGCGTCGCTCGCCGAGTGTGCCGCGATCCTCGAGCGGCTGGGCGCCGGCCCGGCGCTCGAGCGGCTGGCGGAGGCGGCGCTGCGGCGCGCCGAGAGCGCAGCCGGCTGATCGGGGTCAGACCCCGAACGAAACAGTCACGGAAGTGCAACGCCCCCCGTTCGGGGTCTGACCCCGATTGAGGTGGGGACAGTCCCCGGACGGGGACTGTCCCCTGTGCCCCTACTCCTCTTCCGGCACCGGCGGGATGAACGGCGGCTCGGCGCCCGGCTTGGGCGTCAGGTCGATCTCGCCGTTTCCGGCCGAATGGCCGTCGCCTCCGACCAGCGCGTCCGTGTAGACGGGCGGCTCGCCGAAGTCCTCGACGTAGAACCGGGGAGCGTCCTCGGCGGGCTCGATCGAGACCGAGCGGTACTCGCGCAGTCCGGTCGAGGCCGGGATCAGCTTGCCGATGATGACGTTCTCCTTCAGGCCGACCAGGTGGTCGGTCTTGCCTTCGAGCGCCGCGTCGGTGAGCACCTTGGTGGTCTCCTGGAACGACGCCGCAGAGAGGAAGCTCTGCGTCGCCAGCGAGGCCTTGGTGATGCCGAGGATGAGCTGGGTGTGCGTCGGCCGCTCCTTCTTCTCGGCCTTCAGCGCCTTCTTCGTGCGCTCGAGCTCCGGCCGGTCGACGAGCTCGCCCGGCAGGTACTCGGACTCGCCCGAGTTGTCGATCCGCACCTTCTTCAGCATCTGGCGCACGATCAGCTCGATGTGCTTGTCGTGGATCTCCACGCCCTGGCTCTTGTAGACCTCCTGCACCTCGGCGACGAGGTAGCGGGCGGTCTCGGTGTCGTCACGCAGCTCGAGCACCTCGACGGGGGCCAGCGGGCCCTCGTTCAGCGGGGTGCCGACCTCGATGACCTCGCCCTCGGACACGCGTAGGCGGGTGCGGCGGGGGAAGCCGTACTCCTTGGCGTCCCCGTCGCCGTCGCCGGTCGGGGTGATCGTGACCGTGTAGCCACGCTCGCCCTCGTCGATGGCGACCCGTCCGGCCAGCTCGGAGAGCGTGGCCGCGGCCTTCGGCTTGCGAGCCTCGAACAGCTCCACCACCCGCGGCAGGCCGTGGGTGATGTCGAGGCCGGCGACGCCGCCGGTGTGGAACGTGCGCATCGTGAGCTGGGTGCCCGGCTCGCCGATCGACTGCGCCGCGATGGTGCCGACGGCGTCGCCGATCTCGCTCATCTTGCCGGTCGCCATCGACCAGCCGTAGCAGGCCCGGCAGACGCCGATCTCGGCCTCGCACTTGAGCACCGTGCGCACCGGGACGACGACGTCCTTGTCGTCGCCGGCCGCATCGGCGATCTCGCGCAGGCGGGCGCCGTTGATCTCCTCGCCCTTCTTCAGCGCGAACTTGCCGATCTTGGTGTTCTCGGCGATCACGCGCCCGATCAGCCCCGACCGGTTTGGTGCGCCGTCCGGCGTGCGGGCGGGCACCAGCATGTGCCCGTTCGTGCCGCAGTCCAGCCGGCGGATGATCACGTCCTGGCTCACGTCCACGAGCCGCCGGGTCAGGTAACCCGAGTCGGCCGTGCGCAGGGCGGTGTCGGCGAGGCCCTTGCGGGCGCCGTGCGTGGAGATGAAGTACTCCAACACCGACAGGCCCTCCATGAAGTTGGACTTGATCGGCCGCTCGATGATCTCGCCCTTCGGATTCGCCATCAGGCCGCGCATGCCGGCCAGCTGGCGGATCTGCTTGAACGAGCCACGGGCCCCGGAGTTGGCCATCATGTAGACCGGGTTCAGCTCGTCGAGGTTGCGG includes:
- a CDS encoding adenylate/guanylate cyclase domain-containing protein; translation: MRCQACLSENREGRRYCASCGAELVVACPACGSANESGDRFCGACGTALEAAAPAPPAPATERRMVSVLFADLVGFTALSGPRDPEEVRELLSSYFEAARRTIERHGGTVEKFIGDAVMAVWGAPVAQEDDSERAVRVALELVDAVHALGERSGTDLEARAGVATGDAAVTVGAVGQGIVAGDLVNTASRIQGAAAPGGVLVDEITRRVTEAAIVSEPAGTFELKGKPEPVPLWRAVRVTAARRGVGRSAGLDPPFVGRERELRLLKDIFHATEGGRAHLMTVSGIAGIGKSRLAWEFEKYADGLADEVLWHRGRCLSYGEGVAFWALAEMVRMRAGIAEDEPAVTADPKLETAVAEWVGDPGEREWVLGPLRILLGLAQAPEGGREHLFPAWRRFFEAMAERLPVALVFEDVQWADEALLSFLEYLLEWSRDHRLFVLALARPELAERRPGWGAASRSLTSLALEPLTGEAMTALVAGMVPGLPEAAVSRVVAAAEGVPLYAVETARMLLDRGLVVRAGDGYRLEGDIAEIEIPETLHALVAARLDGLADDERRLLQQAAVLGKSFAPEGLAAVSGIPTDQVETVLRALARKELVSVQTDPRSPERGQYGFVQDIVRTIARDTLGRRERKRLHLATADHLAAIGGDELAEVIAAHRLDAFRLLPDDPDAAELRDLARADILRAADRAASVAAPAEAYRLVTSALELTPPGGGQAALHERAGQLALRKGDVPDAHARFGRAIEIYAAADDARSAARVRARRGDVLFLLGRADEGVAEMEAAYDVLADGASDANLAHLAAQLGRLTGMIGKAERGREPLERAIDIAETLELPDVLSDALNTKGLWRIAYTNRREEGRSLLLGALRVALEADVPAAVMRAYFNLSFEREGVDDHDHDYDREGLALAERTGDQQWRRSFLMHLAFAAIELGDWDESLRLTAVARDSPGADDDIFSHGIVLNRANVLARRGDAAAAREALESVGFDETVSDDQNRAMLWSARAEVLAGEGRYSEAAEAAHHSVLIQGSMGLGHPAIKAAMILETWCALRAGDRGPAEEALVRFADEPLARQSQRVSAHLALLRAMLAAPADAAAAHAASVAAARAAGAPWYLAIALAEQANAGIDRDASLAECAAILERLGAGPALERLAEAALRRAESAAG